Sequence from the Deltaproteobacteria bacterium genome:
TCCACCCCTGGATTCCCGCCCCCGATCGGGGTCGAGGGCAAGCTTTCGCGGGAATGACGACTCGGGGGGCGCTGCCGGGTCGTGACCAAGTGGAGTGTTGACACAGACTGTTTCGCGGGATTGACGATACGAGGCGTCTCTGCCTCATGAGCGTTGACACACGCTGACCCGCGGGAACAACGCTTGCGGGCGTACACGCCATTTGCGTATCAACGACATCATGCAACCGCGACTGACCCTGTCCTGTGGCGAATACAAGCGCACGCGTCCGTTGCTGGAAGGACGCGTGACGGTGGCCGGCTACGACATCGAGATCGTACCCGATCCGTTCCCGTCCACCGGTATTCTCGGCGACTACCAGTACCCGCGCACCCTGCGCATGCTCGACGACAAGGCCTTCGACATCTGTGAGATGGGCATGGCGCCGTTCGTGACCGCGCGCTCGCAAGGCGTTCCGCTCGTCGCCGTTCCGGTCTTTCACTACCGCCGCTTCCGCCATCCCTACATCTTCTGCCGGGGCGCGGCCGGGATCGGGTCGCCAGCGGATCTCGCGGGCCGGCGGGTCGGCGTGCGGCGCCTCAACCTGAGCGCGGGCCTGTGGGCCCGGGCGCTGCTGCAGCACGATTACGGCGTCGATTTGAACGACATCACCTGGGTGGTGACGGTGGACGTGCCGTTGCGTGACGAAGTGCGCAACAGGCTTGACGTGGAGGTGGTGCGTTCCGGTGAGAGTCTTGAGGAGTTGCTGGTGCGGGGCGACATCGACGCGATGATCGAGGCCTCTACCGTGAGCGCCACGGCACGAGAGGCCGCGGGCGTGCGGCGTCTGCTGGGCGAGGACACCCGCCAGCTCGAAGTGGACTACTACGCGCGCACCGGCTGCTTTCCCATCATGCACACTGTTGCGTTGTGGCAGGATGTGGCCGAGCGGCACGAGGACCTGTGCCAAGGCTTATACGAAGCGTTTCTTCGCGCCAGGACGTTGGGGAACCGCGGCGGCGAGCCACGCTCCCGGTACATCCTGGCCTCCGAGGAGGAGGAGTGGTGGGAGTCGCTTGCCCCGGAACAAGTGG
This genomic interval carries:
- a CDS encoding ABC transporter substrate-binding protein; amino-acid sequence: MQPRLTLSCGEYKRTRPLLEGRVTVAGYDIEIVPDPFPSTGILGDYQYPRTLRMLDDKAFDICEMGMAPFVTARSQGVPLVAVPVFHYRRFRHPYIFCRGAAGIGSPADLAGRRVGVRRLNLSAGLWARALLQHDYGVDLNDITWVVTVDVPLRDEVRNRLDVEVVRSGESLEELLVRGDIDAMIEASTVSATAREAAGVRRLLGEDTRQLEVDYYARTGCFPIMHTVALWQDVAERHEDLCQGLYEAFLRARTLGNRGGEPRSRYILASEEEEWWESLAPEQVEVLSGGPGHPRDPWSYSLEDDGRTVEAFLDYAYEQGLTPERYRTDDLFVVLGE